The sequence AAGCAACTCCACTGTGATACAGCGATGACTGCACAGAGCTAATGACAGGAAACAGCGGAGCTGCACCATTGTAATTGTAATAAGCTTCACTGGCACTGGCAGCTGCAGGAGAACCTTCACTTGTACCAGGAACAGTTTCATAATAATATGTCGACTGGGGAACAGAAACTTGCGATCCGTCAACATGGCCATAGAACTGAGTGTTGGGATCTAGAGCAACAGCATTGCCAATATATTGATAATTGGACTCTGGATAGGATAAGCTGTATTGTGTCGCATAATCAGAAGATTGCTGCATATAAGATTGAGGTACGCTGTAGGGAACTCCCAGAGAGTCACTGGATAAAGATGGAGGAACATCGCCATTTTCAGGTGGTGGAGGAATTGGTTCACTATAACTGTCTGGTGGCGGTAGAGGAACATCTTCACTCTCAGACGGCGGCGGCGGAATCCATTCCTCACCGGGAGGTGGTGGAACATCTGTTTGAAGGTTTGATGGCTCTGTTCTGACCATCTTACCATCAGAAGCATCTATCACTTGAACATAAGACACTGGGACTGATTCTTCAACCTCCATATCAACATCCATGTCAATATCTNNNNNNNNNNNNNNNNNNNNNNNNNNNNNNNNNNNNNNNNNNNNNNNNNNNNNNNNNNNNNNNNNNNNNNNNNNNNNNNNNNNNNNNNNNNNNNNNNNNNNNNNNNNNNNNNNNNNNNNNNNNNNNNNNNNNNNNNNNNNNNNNNNNNNNNNNNNNNNNNNNNNNNNNNNNNNNNNNNNNNNNNNNNNNNNNNNNNNNNNNNNNNNNNNNNNNNNNNNNNNNNNNNNNNNNNNNNNNNNNNNNNNNNNNNNNNNNNNNNNNNNNNNNNNNNNNNNNNNNNNNNNNNNNNNNNNNNNNNNNNNNNNNNNNNNNNNNNNNNNNNNNNNNNNNNNNNNNNNNNNNNNNNNNNNNNNNNNNNNNNNNNNNNNNNNNNNNNNNNNNNNNNNNNNNNNNNNNNNNNNNNNNNNNNNNNNNNNNNNNNNNNNNNNNNNNNNNNNNNNNNNNNNNNNNNNNNNNNNNNNNNNNNNNNNNNNNNNNNNNNNNNNNNNNNNNNNNNNNNNNNNNNNNNNNNNNNNNNNNNNNNNNNNNNNNNNNNNNNNNNNNNNNNNNNNNNNNNNNNNNNNNNNNNNNNNNNNNNNNNNNNNNNNNNNNNNNNNNNNNNNNNNNNNNNNNNNNNNNNNNNNNNNNNNNNNNNNNNNNNNNNNNNNNNNNNNNNNNNNNNNNNNNNNNNNNNNNNNNNNNNNNNNNNNNNNNNNNNNNNNNNNNNNNNNNNNNNNNNNNNNNNNNNNNNNNNNNNNNNNNNNNNNNNNNNNNNNNNNNNNNNNNNNNNNNNNNNNNNNNNNNNNNNNNNNNNNNNNNNNNNNNNNNNNNNNNNNNNNNNNNNNNNNNNNNNNNNNNNNNNNNNNNNNNNNNNNNNNNNNNNNNNNNNNNNNNNNNNNNNNNNNNNNNNNNNNNNNNNNNNNNNNNNNNNNNNNNNNNNNNNNNNNNNNNNNNNNNNNNNNNNNNNNNNNNNNNNNNNNNNNNNNNNNNNNNNNNNNNNNNNNNNNNNNNNNNNNNNNNNNNNNNNNNNNNNNNNNNNNNNNNNNNNNNNNNNNNNNNNNNNNNNNNNNNNNNNNNNNNNNNNNNNNNNNNNNNNNNNNNNNNNNNNNNNNNNNNNNNNNNNNNNNNNNNNNNNNNNNNNNNNNNNNNNNNNNNNNNNNNNNNNNNNNNNNNNNNNNNNNNNNNNNNNNNNNNNNNNNNNNNNNNNNNNNNNNNNNNNNNNNNNNNNNNNNNNNNNNNNNNNNNNNNNNNNNNNNNNNNNNNNNNNNNNNNNNNNNNNNNNNNNNNNNNNNNNNNNNNNNNNNNNNNNNNNNNNNNNNNNNNNNNNNNNNNNNNNNNNNNNNNNNNNNNNNNNNNNNNNNNNNNNNNNNNNNNNNNNNNNNNNNNNNNNNNNNNNNNNNNNNNNNNNNNNNNNNNNNNNNNNNNNNNNNNNNNNNNNNNNNNNNNNNNNNNNNNNNNNNNNNNNNNNNNNNNNNNNNNNNNNNNNNNNNNNNNNNNNNNNNNNNNNNNNNNNNNNNNNNNNNNNNNNNTTTACATCAGAATGTCTGACTTCAACCTCTAGAATGTACTTTGATATCTGCTCATTGCTGTGAAAGTTGCCATGCGACctataaatatttagaaattagagataatcatattttaaagaagataaagaactGTGATCTCTTTACCTAATAATATAACATATGTACACAAGAAGACGCAAACTAAAATTGCTTACCTCTTCAGAGACCTCAGCTTCTCCAGTAAGCCTTCGCTTTGACTCAACAAGCGAGATGGGAGGTCAGTAGCCGTTTCTGTATCAAAGTTAGTATGCACATGATCTGAAATTTCTGGCCTCGCAAGGTCCTCCTGACATAGTTGGGTATTAACAACAGAGTCTGTCCGACATTCAACCTGATGACCATCAGTTCTTAAACTCTTGACATATAGATCttcacttttgtttctctcatccAGCGCAACAGTTGGAAAAGTCGAACAGTCAGTTCCTGTGAAACTATTTTGCACGGGTAGCAAATAGCTTGGTTCAACACCAGAAATCAAGGTGGACACATCTGTAACCATGGGCCCAGACTCATTGTAGCCTGTCCCATATGCACTGACAGTTTGAGTCAAAACTGCAGGAATTTCCCACGAAGTTTCCCCAGTTTCTGTATTCCAGTAGTAATACTGATTGCTCTCCTCATGCAAAATCATCTTCCACTGCGAAGTAACATCTGTGGGAGCATGGTGCTCCAAAGACACGCTGCCAGATGCTTGAACTGAGGGAACTGTCTGCTTATTTAATCCATCCAAGATTGTTGAGTTAGTCACTGTGTCAAAACCACTTTCTCCTTCAACTCTAAACTCAAGTGCAGAAGAATCCTCCCCTGTCTGCTGTTGGTCAGCCATCTGCATAGTGGTGTCTGCACCTGATCCAACATTTGTATctttggctccttcttgaattaATCCATCAACCTGGTATAGATAAAACTCATCAAGACTAACAAAGACATCATCACTCATTGGTAATCTGTTATATATAAGTTAGTTGTTGTTACCTGCTCTTTTTTATTGACTAAGGAACTAACTGCAGTGGCATCTTCTTCCACCTCATCATCACTGTACTGCCCAAGTAAAAGTAAAGGGTTTTCTGTTTTCTGacctgaaaacaagaaaaagaaagcgtCAAAATTTGGAAGCCGTACTATTTAACTACATACCTAGACTTCAGTATATGAACTGATAGAAGAATAGCTATGTGATATTTTTAGGTAGCATTATAAAGTAGAGAATAATCGAGAATAGCATCGAGGAAGATTTTTCAGCGACCTGTCACAATAAATGACAAAGCCATCAGTTAAGCGTAGCAAGCCAAAAACAGCCAGAGACATACAAACCGCTAGGGAGCTAAGTCCAGAAGAGAGTCCCCAGAAAAGCTTGAAGCTGCAAAATAGAGAAACTCATTCAAAAAATCACTGTGTCTTGGCCTGAACTTGAGATGTCACACGATGTCCTCAAGACCACAACcactctctagtctctactcTGAGAAGAATTATAGAGgacaaacaaacataacatGTGTGTTGGAAcacaaataagtttttttcccaATNNNNNN comes from Camelina sativa cultivar DH55 chromosome 19, Cs, whole genome shotgun sequence and encodes:
- the LOC104765100 gene encoding formin-binding protein 4-like (The sequence of the model RefSeq protein was modified relative to this genomic sequence to represent the inferred CDS: added 368 bases not found in genome assembly), which encodes MGKRKERRFAAMNSTGRRVKLDLFAEPSGDLGGSDVRDGVEREQQQTEPNELPNSPSSSGQKTENPLLLLGQYSDDEVEEDATAVSSLVNKKEQVDGLIQEGAKDTNVGSGADTTMQMADQQQTGEDSSALEFRVEGESGFDTVTNSTILDGLNKQTVPSVQASGSVSLEHHAPTDVTSQWKMILHEESNQYYYWNTETGETSWEIPAVLTQTVSAYGTGYNESGPMVTDVSTLISGVEPSYLLPVQNSFTGTDCSTFPTVALDERNKSEDLYVKSLRTDGHQVECRTDSVVNTQLCQEDLARPEISDHVHTNFDTETATDLPSRLLSQSEGLLEKLRSLKRSHGNFHSNEQISKYILEVEVRHSDIKALILDTSPLLSFWLHTEKQLKRLEDSVNDEIYQLAKSAVMDEIAETNKSPPREKLVADANTESESEDSGREGEFGQSGKSLHSDESADVSGDGSPKHSQSHPAGQSDITPSTEKVGSPDVEDIDMDVDMEVEESVPVSYVQVIDASDGKMVRTEPSNLQTDVPPPPGEEWIPPPPSESEDVPLPPPDSYSEPIPPPPENGDVPPSLSSDSLGVPYSVPQSYMQQSSDYATQYSLSYPESNYQYIGNAVALDPNTQFYGHVDGSQVSVPQSTYYYETVPGTSEGSPAAASASEAYYNYNGAAPLFPVISSVQSSLYHSGVASANYNIPSNSSTVAVPSSRSSDSAEIASLGTACQSTDVAGGSSLLAKAQTKVKRPKKRTVGATTSTLRSNKKVSSLVDKWKAAKEELNDSEEEDDYGILDRKRQREIEEWKSRQIASGEAKDNANFQPIVGDWREKVKRKKERAEKSQKKEQAEKSQNKSDEKSKKVDEKQQKPDLTNFSTNLPSGWLAYWDESTKKVYYGNTSTSQTSWTRPTT